The Fusarium musae strain F31 chromosome 10, whole genome shotgun sequence genome window below encodes:
- a CDS encoding hypothetical protein (EggNog:ENOG41): MSDYLILNHLPIMLDSLVVLALASLSIASPTLEKRAITCLKVGQTATASWTNSGGKKCTFTGVVGSNYGTNPSGSGE, translated from the exons ATGAGCGAT TATCTTATTCTCAATCATCTGCCCATCATGCTCGATTCTCTTGTTGTCCTGGCTCTTGCCAGCCTTTCCATCGCCTCGCCAACTTTGGAGAAGCGAGCCATCACATGTCTCAAAGTTGGCCAAACAGCGACTGCTTCGTGGACCAATAGTGGTGGGAAGAAATGTACTTTCACGGGTGTTGTTGGCAGCAACTACGGCACCAATCCTTCCGGATCAGGAGAGTGA